DNA from Chitinophaga pendula:
TACTTAACTCTCTTATCTTCCCGGCACATGAACAACACCATAACAACTCGTTCCTCTGCGCCGCAGTGATTATGGGGCAAAGTAACATGGCCGCAGGTGCTACCGTAGGCTCCAACCACAACTCAAGAGGTGCCGATGGTGAAATAATCGCAGGCCGTGGATTCTGGCCCGGACTATGCGTTAGCCTGAAACACAACTCCCGCTTCGCGTCATTTACCCTCATCTCCAAAGGGACATACATGCACGAACTGGATATCCCGTTCCCATTCAGCCTCGTAATGAATGATGAACATGATAATACCCTGAAGATCATGCCGGGATACTGGTTCATGTATAATATGTACGCACTGGCCCGCAACTCCTGGAAATACGTAGACCGTGATAAACGTACCGAAAGAATTCAACATATAGAATACGATTACCTCGCTCCCGATGCCATAGAAGAACTCCTGCAGGCACTCCCGCTTATTGAGACCGCAGTAGGGAAAGCCTGGTATAAACAACAGACTAAAACAACTACCAAGGCTACCGAAAAAGACTTCCGGCAAAAAGGAATCACCCTGTTGCATCAACATCCGGAAGAAGTAGCCAAACTGGCCGTATATGCCGATAATATCGAAAACAGCAACAGGAAAGTACAACTCCTCAAAGTACACCGGTCCTATACCCTACTCAAACAGCTGGTAGTACTATACGGTATCCGCAATATAGTAGAATATGCTCCCAACCTGGAGTCATTCACAGCCCTGCAAAACATCGTTAAAACGGCTCGTAGAAGCACTTGGCAGAATATCGGTGGGCAGCTGATGAAAACAGAAGTAGTAGACGATATCAAACAACGGATCAGAAAAGGAAAGATCAACAGCTGGCACCAGCTACATGAAACCTATACACAGGTAGGGGAGCAATATCCGCTGGACAAACTACAACATGCCATCGCCTCCATGCTCTACATACAAGGCATCGCACCAAAGGATTTTAACACAGACCTTCTCAAACAATGGCTACAACAATCCGTATACACCCTGGGGCTACTGACAGAAGGAATCTATCATTCCCGGGAAAAAGACTATACAAATCCCTTCCGCAAAATGGTATACGAAAATGAAGCAGAAATGGAAGCAGTCGTAGGTAAACTGGCCGACAACAGCTTTATCCAGCAAACCATCGCCGATCTAAAAGCATACAAGAAAAAAGTAAAAGAACTCTCTCGTAAATGGGAACTTTGATAGATCCAATTGCTGCATGATCCAGGAAAATCCGTTGCTTTGCAAAGGAGCCGCCTATAAAAATAGAAAATACAGCATATGGAAAAGAAACGTTGTAGCTGGTGCACCAAAGACCAGCTCTATATAGATTATCACGATCAGGAATGGGGAGTACCACAACACGATGATACCCACCTTTTCGAAATGATCAATCTCGAAGGAGCACAGGCAGGTCTGAGCTGGTATACAGTACTTACCAAAAGAGAGAATTATCGTAAAGCATTCGATAACTGGGACGCGAAAAAGATCGCAAAATACGACGATAAAAAAATAGCCGAACTGCTGGAAAACCCGGGTATCATCCGCAACCGCCTGAAAGTAGCAGCTACCATTGGTAATGCAAAAGCTTTTCTTGCCGTACAGAAAGAATTCGGCTCATTTGATAAGTATATCTGGTCCTTCGTAGACCATCAGCCAGTTATCAACAACTACAGATCCATAGCAGGAGTTCCCGCCAAAACGCCGGTCTCCGATGCAATGAGTAAAGACCTGCTGAAAAGAGGGTTCAAATTTGTAGGCTCGACCATCTGTTACGCCTTCATGCAAGCCACCGGTATGGTCGACGATCACATGCCCGAATGCTGGAAGAGGACCAGCAAAAAGAAATAAAAAAACAAATGCCACACCATAATAGTGTGGCATTTGCCTTTAATACTTTACCAGCCCATTTTTAACGTTGTGCAAGTAGCAGCGGATCGATCAGGCTGTTAACAAAACTACGGGTCACTACCTCCACTTTTACACGGGTAAGTCCCCTGGCAATAAACCCTAGTTTACCGGCAGCCTTTTTAGTAAGATCGATAATACGAGTATTCTGCTCATGAAGACGGTCCGTGATCCGGACTACCACCCAACGCCCGTTACGGGTATTGGTCACCTTCACATAAGTACCCAGGGGAAGGCTATTATGCGCTGCCGTCATCTCTTGATTACTGAAAGTCTCCCCATTAGCTGTTTTACGGCCATTGAATTTATCTGCATAGTAACTGGCAGTACCATGCCCAGGTTTTCCCTTTTTGTCGCCATTTTCCCGACCCGAAGCCGGTATCAGTAACATGACGTGCAAAAAACCCACACTGCTCCATTTCACCAGTCTTTTTAAAAATTTCATAGCCGTGGAGTGCGCAAAAACCATGCTAATATTAGATTTAATTATAGGATATGTATATGTTTTATAAAATGAAAATCTTATGCATTAGCGCTATCTAATGAGTATTTCACTCAGGGATGGATTATTGATGAGTCCGGGATCTGTCAAGGTGTTCAGGAAGAAATAAAGCGCTCTTTTCTCAGCAACGTTTAATGGAAGTCCATTCTTTAACAGTGGATCCAGGGTAGTCCGTAAAGCCGGGTCCTGTGAAGCATTCTCTACAATGCCCCGATCGTAATGGTCGAACACCAGGTAAATATCGAAAAATCTGCCATCGTGCATATATGGCGAACTTTTCAGCACATTCCTCAATGAAGGTACGCCAAATTTCATATAATCCGACGCATTATTGGTGATTTTCATACGCCCGATATCATTCAGCGCCGGGATCTTGGACAGCCCATTATTGCGATAGGAGAAGTCACTGAATAATGGCTCCTTATGACAAGCTGCGCACTTCTGCTGAAATATCTCATAGCCATGCTGCTCCTCCAACGTAAACTGCACCCCCGGCGCCTGCCGCATCACACTATCGTACTTCGAATTAAAAGATACCATCGTCGCCATAAACTGCGTTAGGGCCCGGAATATCCGCTGGCTGGTCACCTCCTCTGTACCGAATGCCGCCTTGAATCGCAGCCGGTAGCCGGCATCAGATTGTAAATTCCTAACCAAAGTACCTAGGTCCTGTCCCATTTCGTTGGGGTCTGTGATCGGCGTCAATGGCTGTATCTCCAGGTTATTCACCCCCCCGTCCCACATAAAGGATCGTTTCCAGATCAGATTGAATAAAGTAGGCACCGTACGGGTACCAATACGCCCTTCAATACCATGACTCAAAGAATGATCGAAATGACCAAATGCAGCAAACTGCTGATGACAAAAACCACAGGAAACAGTACTATCCTTAGACAAACGTTGATCATAAAACAAATAACGGCCTAAAGCAATCCCCTGCTTGGTAAGCGAATTCTGAGAGAAATCATAAACCGGCACAGGCCATCCGGTCGGCAATATCAATTCATATGGCTCCGGCGCATCCTGCCCCGAACGGATACTCGCATCTCCTTTACGGCAGGCAGGCGATAAAGCCCAGATCAGACCGGCCAGAAAAATACATCCATATATAAACCGGGTCCGCATTACTGATTACCAACTTTAACAACAGAAAACATGCGTTTATACTTATCCGCCATCATTACCGATACCGGCCCTGGCGTCATCCAGCTGGACAATGTCTTGAAACTGACAGGATCAGGCCCCGAAAACCATTTCGACACATCCGCCACCAGGGATACCCCATTCGCCTCATTACTCCGTAATACCAATCCCGGCACGTCCAGCATCACCGTACGCACAACGTTCTGTGCACCTACATATCCACCGATATGAAACTGTAACTGATGATCGGGCTGCATAGACACCGGCGAATTACCTTCCACCTTCGCCATAATATACCCACTGTTCCAGGTCCAGAACATACCATACACAGGATCCAAGGCGCCGCTCTGAGCCCCGCTGTTATTACGGGCACTGTCTACACCAATACGAAAAGATAAACGGGAAAAATTACCTGCAGGTAATCCGTTGATGATGATCTTCTTAGACGCAGCACTATCCTCACTCACCAAAAAATAAGTATCAGCCACCGTAACACTTTTTTCATCCGGGTAATATAGGGTAACATTACCTATATAATATTTAAACGCACTGATCGTATAGGCCTCTCCTACCTCATTCTGATAACTAACACCCGAAAGTGATAATGGCCGTGCGCCTACAACATGGCTGATATTAAGCTGCAGCGTTGCATTCTGCTCCGTAATAATAGTCGTCTTTTTCTGCTTGCTACACGCAGCAAAAATCACCAGTAACATCGCCGGCAAAAAAATAATACGGGGTATGCATACAGAACGGTACAACATTGGGAATGGCTTTGAGTGTTTAAGATACGACGTTTTTTATCCTTTCAGGATATATATTCGTCACGAAACGTACGCCCTCTCAATTTGTTACTGAATTAACAGGATTTTAATAGCTGATAAGGTACCTTTACAACATCCATTTATCTATAGAAATATCCATACATGCTCCGGATCTTCGTCGCCGTCATTTGTATCCTTTGTTTACTCACCGGCAGCTGCCTGGCCCAATCATCGCTTAAAGGGCTTGTACTAAGTGAAGATAGCATCCCCCTGGCCGGTGTGTCGATCCTGAATAAAGAAAATAAATCCTCCGCCGTTACAGATGATGCAGGTACTTATAACCTACGTGTGCAGAAAGGAGATACCCTGCTGATCAGGGCCATTGGCTATACCCCCGTATTATACCTGGTAGCAGACAGAAGAGCTACCCCCCGGCATTATCTTAAAAGACAACCCCTGGAATTAAATACCATTAACATCCGTCAATACAATTTCTTCAAAGACTCTATCGCATTTCGCAACGAGTTCAGAAAAAATTTCGAATTCAGACGAAAAAAATGGTATGAAGTATATGGTATCTTAAGCCTTAATCTCAACAACCTGCAAAAGGTGATGCAGTTCAAAAACAATCGTAAACAATTACATTTCAAGAAAATATTACTACAAAAAGAGCAGGACAATTTTATCGACCGCTATTATTCCCCCGACCTGGTCACACAACTAACCAACCTGCATGGAGACAGCCTGACACAGTTCATGCAACGCTACCGGCCTTCTTACGACTTCATTAGAAATGCTACACAATATGATATGGGAGAATTCATCAAAAAGAGCTATATCAGCTTTGTACAACAGGCATCCTCCCATTAACAGTACTTATCTCCGCTGATACCCTCTCCAGCCATAATAAAATACGATCAGGAAACAGAACATAGGTATAATATAGGCCATTGCAGTAGATTGCACGTCCGCG
Protein-coding regions in this window:
- a CDS encoding septal ring lytic transglycosylase RlpA family protein, which codes for MKFLKRLVKWSSVGFLHVMLLIPASGRENGDKKGKPGHGTASYYADKFNGRKTANGETFSNQEMTAAHNSLPLGTYVKVTNTRNGRWVVVRITDRLHEQNTRIIDLTKKAAGKLGFIARGLTRVKVEVVTRSFVNSLIDPLLLAQR
- a CDS encoding MbnP family protein gives rise to the protein MLYRSVCIPRIIFLPAMLLVIFAACSKQKKTTIITEQNATLQLNISHVVGARPLSLSGVSYQNEVGEAYTISAFKYYIGNVTLYYPDEKSVTVADTYFLVSEDSAASKKIIINGLPAGNFSRLSFRIGVDSARNNSGAQSGALDPVYGMFWTWNSGYIMAKVEGNSPVSMQPDHQLQFHIGGYVGAQNVVRTVMLDVPGLVLRSNEANGVSLVADVSKWFSGPDPVSFKTLSSWMTPGPVSVMMADKYKRMFSVVKVGNQ
- a CDS encoding carboxypeptidase-like regulatory domain-containing protein; amino-acid sequence: MLRIFVAVICILCLLTGSCLAQSSLKGLVLSEDSIPLAGVSILNKENKSSAVTDDAGTYNLRVQKGDTLLIRAIGYTPVLYLVADRRATPRHYLKRQPLELNTINIRQYNFFKDSIAFRNEFRKNFEFRRKKWYEVYGILSLNLNNLQKVMQFKNNRKQLHFKKILLQKEQDNFIDRYYSPDLVTQLTNLHGDSLTQFMQRYRPSYDFIRNATQYDMGEFIKKSYISFVQQASSH
- a CDS encoding DUF4954 family protein, which produces MNKIVKKPLTQLGYNFIEGPYLPKGKDEYHLRNQQWGRQNVYRKLTAQELETLVRNDNTSDDWNNIFVAEEFNPQLVQHCHFFGMVRIGKLEPYYLEFHNLRLPVGLYNSTICACDFGDNVVVHNANFLSHYIIGNEVMITNVNEMAITDYAKFGNGIVKEGEPENVRIWLELCNENGGRNVMPFDGMLPGDAWLWTRNRDDQQLMQQFKSFTEKQFDKKRGYYGMVGDRTVIKNCKIIKDVTIGSDAYLKGANKLKNLTINSAPGAASQIGEGCEMVNGIIGYGCRVFYGVKAVRFVMASHSQLKYGARLINSYLGNNATISCCEVLNSLIFPAHEQHHNNSFLCAAVIMGQSNMAAGATVGSNHNSRGADGEIIAGRGFWPGLCVSLKHNSRFASFTLISKGTYMHELDIPFPFSLVMNDEHDNTLKIMPGYWFMYNMYALARNSWKYVDRDKRTERIQHIEYDYLAPDAIEELLQALPLIETAVGKAWYKQQTKTTTKATEKDFRQKGITLLHQHPEEVAKLAVYADNIENSNRKVQLLKVHRSYTLLKQLVVLYGIRNIVEYAPNLESFTALQNIVKTARRSTWQNIGGQLMKTEVVDDIKQRIRKGKINSWHQLHETYTQVGEQYPLDKLQHAIASMLYIQGIAPKDFNTDLLKQWLQQSVYTLGLLTEGIYHSREKDYTNPFRKMVYENEAEMEAVVGKLADNSFIQQTIADLKAYKKKVKELSRKWEL
- a CDS encoding DNA-3-methyladenine glycosylase I, coding for MEKKRCSWCTKDQLYIDYHDQEWGVPQHDDTHLFEMINLEGAQAGLSWYTVLTKRENYRKAFDNWDAKKIAKYDDKKIAELLENPGIIRNRLKVAATIGNAKAFLAVQKEFGSFDKYIWSFVDHQPVINNYRSIAGVPAKTPVSDAMSKDLLKRGFKFVGSTICYAFMQATGMVDDHMPECWKRTSKKK
- a CDS encoding cytochrome-c peroxidase, yielding MRTRFIYGCIFLAGLIWALSPACRKGDASIRSGQDAPEPYELILPTGWPVPVYDFSQNSLTKQGIALGRYLFYDQRLSKDSTVSCGFCHQQFAAFGHFDHSLSHGIEGRIGTRTVPTLFNLIWKRSFMWDGGVNNLEIQPLTPITDPNEMGQDLGTLVRNLQSDAGYRLRFKAAFGTEEVTSQRIFRALTQFMATMVSFNSKYDSVMRQAPGVQFTLEEQHGYEIFQQKCAACHKEPLFSDFSYRNNGLSKIPALNDIGRMKITNNASDYMKFGVPSLRNVLKSSPYMHDGRFFDIYLVFDHYDRGIVENASQDPALRTTLDPLLKNGLPLNVAEKRALYFFLNTLTDPGLINNPSLSEILIR